One region of Suncus etruscus isolate mSunEtr1 chromosome 5, mSunEtr1.pri.cur, whole genome shotgun sequence genomic DNA includes:
- the MARS2 gene encoding methionine--tRNA ligase, mitochondrial: MRPSLVPEAARALRRLAATGRPNSMLRLSAWRPLGCAAGALPLPLPLPLPGPALEASGARRYGSRLLGAGDEAGAARAFFTTPIFYVNAAPHIGHLYSAVLADALCRHRRLLAPRAATRFSTGTDEHGLKIQQAAAAAGLGPAELCDRVSAQFRRLFGQAHVATTDFVRTTEPRHRAAVRHFWRRLQARGLLRKGVYEGWYCASDECFVPEAKVARLPGASGAPRPVSLESGHPVAWSREENYIFRLSEFREPLRRWLRAHPRAVTPEPFYQLVLKWLEEELPDLSVSRRRSHLPWGIPVPGDDSQTIYVWLDALVNYLTVIGYPDAQFEAWWPSAVHVIGKDILKFHSIYWPALLLGAGLSPPRRICVHSHWTVSGQKMSKSLGNVVDPGACLDRYTVDGFRYFLLRQGVPTWDCDYYEEKVVKLLDSELADALGGLLNRCTAPRINPSGTYPVFCTDCFPREPGLAGPLVRAQAEDYALVRAVATLPQQVADHYDNFQIYKALDAVSNCVRQTNGFVQRHAPWKLNWESPVDAPWLGTVLHVSMECLRVFGTLLQPVTPNLADKLLCRLGVSATERGLGELSFLSRFYGHPCPFEGRRLGPETGLLFPRLDQSKTWLLKAHRT; encoded by the coding sequence ATGCGCCCTTCCCTCGTTCCGGAGGCGGCGCGCGCCCTCAGGAGGCTGGCGGCGACTGGGCGCCCGAACAGCATGTTACGGTTGTCGGCCTGGCGGCCGCTCGGATGCGCCGCCGGGGCgctgcccctgcccctgcccctgcccctgcccgGCCCGGCCCTCGAGGCGTCCGGCGCGCGCCGCTACGGTTCGCGGCTTCTCGGCGCTGGGGACGAGGCGGGCGCCGCGCGCGCCTTCTTCACGACGCCCATTTTCTACGTGAACGCGGCCCCCCACATCGGCCACCTGTACTCAGCGGTGCTGGCGGACGCCCTGTGCCGCCACCGGCGCCTCCTCGCGCCCCGCGCCGCCACGCGCTTCTCCACCGGCACGGACGAGCACGGCCTCAAGATCCagcaggcggcggcggcggcgggcctGGGCCCGGCCGAGCTGTGCGACCGCGTCTCGGCCCAGTTCCGCCGGCTCTTCGGCCAGGCGCACGTCGCCACCACCGACTTCGTGCGCACCACGGAGCCGCGCCACCGGGCGGCCGTGCGGCACTTCTGGCGGCGGCTGCAGGCGCGCGGGCTGCTCCGCAAGGGCGTCTACGAGGGCTGGTACTGCGCGTCCGACGAGTGCTTCGTGCCCGAGGCCAAGGTCGCCCGGCTGCCCGGCGCGTCGGGGGCCCCGCGCCCCGTGTCGCTGGAGAGCGGCCACCCGGTCGCCTGGAGCCGGGAGGAGAACTACATCTTCCGCCTCTCCGAGTTCCGGGAGCCGCTGCGCCGCTGGCTGCGGGCTCACCCGCGGGCCGTCACCCCCGAGCCCTTCTACCAGCTGGTCCTCAAGTGGCTGGAGGAGGAGCTGCCCGACCTGTCCGTGTCCCGGCGGAGGAGCCACCTGCCCTGGGGCATCCCGGTGCCCGGCGACGACTCGCAGACCATCTACGTGTGGCTGGACGCCCTGGTCAACTACCTGACGGTCATCGGCTACCCCGACGCCCAGTTCGAGGCCTGGTGGCCCAGCGCCGTGCACGTCATCGGCAAGGACATCCTCAAGTTCCACAGCATCTACTGGCCTGCGCTGCTCCTCGGGGCCGGCCTGAGCCCGCCCCGCCGCATCTGCGTGCACTCCCACTGGACCGTCAGCGGCCAGAAGATGTCCAAAAGCCTGGGCAACGTGGTGGACCCCGGCGCCTGCCTCGACCGCTACACCGTCGACGGCTTTCGCTACTTCCTCCTGCGTCAAGGGGTTCCCACCTGGGACTGCGATTACTACGAGGAGAAGGTGGTTAAACTGCTAGACTCCGAGCTGGCCGACGCCCTGGGCGGCCTCCTGAACCGATGCACTGCTCCCAGAATCAACCCTTCTGGAACCTACCCGGTCTTCTGCACCGACTGCTTTCCCAGGGAGCCGGGGCTGGCGGGGCCGTTAGTGCGCGCTCAGGCCGAGGATTATGCCCTGGTGAGGGCAGTGGCCACTTTGCCCCAGCAGGTAGCAGACCACTACGATAACTTCCAGATCTACAAGGCCCTGGATGCTGTGTCCAACTGTGTCCGGCAAACGAACGGCTTTGTCCAAAGGCACGCGCCGTGGAAGCTGAATTGGGAGAGTCCAGTGGATGCTCCCTGGCTAGGTACTGTACTTCACGTGTCCATGGAATGTTTGCGAGTCTTTGGGACTTTACTCCAGCCTGTCACCCCAAACCTCGCTGACAAGCTGCTGTGCAGGTTGGGAGTGTCGGCTACAGAGCGAGGTCTGGGAGAACTCTCTTTCTTGTCTCGTTTCTATGGACATCCGTGCCCTTTTGAAGGGAGGAGGCTGGGACCTGAAACCGGTCTCTTGTTTCCTAGACTGGACCAGTCCAAGACCTGGTTGTTGAAAGCCCATAGGACCTAG